The following coding sequences are from one Halorubrum sp. BOL3-1 window:
- a CDS encoding metalloregulator ArsR/SmtB family transcription factor — MSSTDRLQRYVADECGSCTDEDLSKRLAELEELNESVGGSDLETDVDLLSALANETRYKIVRMLHAGESDELCVCELSPLLDVSDSAISHALSKLTDAGLVTRRKEGKWRMYRATPRANAVLVALDGSRSL, encoded by the coding sequence ATGTCATCGACCGATCGGCTCCAGCGGTACGTCGCCGACGAGTGCGGCTCCTGTACGGACGAGGACCTCTCTAAGCGGCTCGCAGAGCTGGAAGAACTGAACGAGAGCGTCGGCGGGTCGGACTTGGAGACCGACGTCGATCTGCTGTCGGCGCTCGCGAACGAGACCCGGTACAAGATCGTCCGAATGCTCCACGCGGGCGAGAGCGACGAGCTGTGCGTCTGCGAGCTCTCGCCGCTGTTGGACGTAAGCGACAGCGCGATCAGCCACGCCCTCTCGAAGCTCACCGACGCCGGTCTCGTCACGCGCCGGAAGGAGGGCAAGTGGCGGATGTACCGCGCTACGCCGCGCGCGAACGCCGTCCTCGTCGCGCTCGACGGGTCTCGATCGCTGTAG
- the arsD gene encoding arsenite efflux transporter metallochaperone ArsD, producing the protein MTELTLYEEAMCCSTGVCGPDPDDELVEVSAALDQLEDAFDDLDVTRANMQHNIDQFLETQRVYDRVQENGPSILPITAVDDEIVAEGEYLSYDELTAAIGEGATPQEA; encoded by the coding sequence ATGACCGAACTCACCCTGTACGAAGAAGCGATGTGTTGCTCTACCGGCGTCTGCGGTCCCGACCCCGACGACGAACTCGTCGAGGTCAGCGCGGCGCTCGACCAGCTCGAAGACGCGTTCGACGACCTCGACGTGACTCGAGCGAACATGCAGCACAACATCGACCAGTTCCTCGAAACCCAGCGGGTCTACGACCGGGTCCAAGAGAACGGTCCGTCGATCCTCCCGATCACGGCCGTCGACGACGAGATCGTCGCGGAGGGGGAGTACCTCTCGTACGACGAACTGACCGCCGCAATCGGTGAGGGCGCCACGCCCCAGGAGGCCTGA
- the arsA gene encoding arsenical pump-driving ATPase: protein MAQSQTRQSTGAREIVEPGGDETEFVFFSGKGGVGKSTVSCATATWLADNDYETLLVTTDPAPNLSDIFGQSIGHEVTAIDGTENLSAIEIDPDTAAEEYRQETIEPMRELLGEEEIRTVEEQLNSPCVEEIAAFDNFVDFMDSPEYDVVVFDTAPTGHTIRLMELPSDWNAELEKGGSTCIGPAASMEDRKRDYERAIDALQDDERTSFAFVGNPEDSSIDEVERSAGDLAELGIDSQLLILNGYLPESVCEDPFFEGKRADEQAVIERAREEFDADATATYPLQPGEIAGLDLLRDVGGVLYDGDEATVDVGAATDADADETVDFDSMADADAVVDRLTPGEETQYLFFTGKGGVGKSTVAATAATKLAGAGHETLVVTTDPAAHLEDIFGEPVGHEPTSVGRDNLDAARIDQEEALAEYREGVLDHVTEMYEEKEDAEIDVDAAIANVEEELESPCAEEMAALEKFVSYFDEDGYDVVVFDTAPTGHTLRLLELPSDWKGFMDLGSLTKGAAPAKGDQYDEVIEIMKDPERSTFAFVMYPEYTPMMEAYRAAADLRDQVGIETSLVVANYLLPEEYGDNAFFANRRAQQARYLDEIRDRFDAPLMLAPLRRDEPIGLDELSAFGEEVTGLADLAGADAPEVTSS from the coding sequence ATGGCACAGTCACAGACGCGACAGTCGACGGGCGCGCGAGAGATAGTCGAACCCGGCGGCGACGAGACCGAGTTCGTCTTCTTCAGCGGGAAGGGCGGCGTCGGCAAGAGCACCGTGAGCTGTGCGACCGCGACGTGGCTCGCGGACAACGACTACGAGACGCTCCTCGTCACGACCGACCCCGCGCCGAACCTCTCGGACATCTTCGGCCAGTCGATCGGCCACGAGGTCACCGCGATCGACGGGACCGAGAACCTCTCCGCGATCGAGATCGACCCGGACACCGCCGCCGAGGAGTACCGTCAAGAGACGATCGAGCCGATGCGGGAGCTGCTCGGGGAAGAGGAGATCCGGACGGTCGAAGAGCAGCTCAACAGCCCGTGCGTCGAGGAGATCGCCGCCTTCGACAACTTCGTCGACTTCATGGACAGCCCGGAGTACGACGTCGTCGTCTTCGACACGGCGCCGACGGGCCACACCATCCGGCTGATGGAGCTTCCCTCCGACTGGAACGCCGAACTGGAGAAGGGCGGCTCGACCTGCATCGGCCCGGCGGCCTCGATGGAGGACCGAAAGCGGGACTACGAGCGCGCCATCGACGCGCTTCAGGACGACGAGCGCACCTCCTTCGCGTTCGTCGGTAATCCCGAGGACTCCTCGATCGACGAGGTCGAACGCAGCGCGGGCGACCTCGCGGAACTCGGCATCGACTCGCAGCTACTGATCCTCAACGGCTACCTCCCCGAGTCGGTGTGTGAAGACCCCTTCTTCGAGGGGAAGCGGGCGGACGAACAGGCCGTCATCGAGCGCGCCCGCGAGGAGTTCGACGCGGACGCGACGGCGACCTACCCGCTCCAGCCCGGCGAGATCGCCGGTCTCGACCTGCTCCGAGACGTGGGCGGCGTCCTCTACGACGGCGACGAGGCGACCGTCGACGTCGGGGCGGCGACCGACGCGGACGCCGACGAGACGGTCGACTTCGATTCGATGGCGGACGCCGACGCGGTCGTCGACCGACTGACGCCCGGCGAGGAGACGCAGTACCTCTTTTTCACCGGGAAGGGCGGCGTCGGCAAGAGCACGGTCGCGGCGACGGCGGCGACGAAGCTCGCCGGGGCAGGCCACGAGACGCTCGTCGTCACGACCGACCCGGCCGCGCACCTAGAGGACATCTTCGGTGAGCCGGTGGGGCACGAGCCGACCTCGGTCGGCCGGGACAACCTCGACGCGGCCCGCATCGACCAGGAGGAGGCGCTCGCGGAGTACCGCGAGGGGGTCCTCGACCACGTCACCGAGATGTACGAGGAGAAGGAGGACGCCGAGATCGACGTCGACGCCGCGATCGCGAACGTCGAGGAGGAGCTGGAGTCGCCCTGCGCCGAGGAGATGGCCGCCCTCGAGAAGTTCGTGAGCTACTTCGACGAGGACGGCTACGACGTCGTCGTCTTCGACACGGCGCCGACGGGCCACACCCTCCGGCTGCTCGAACTCCCGTCCGACTGGAAGGGATTCATGGACCTCGGCTCGCTGACGAAAGGCGCCGCGCCCGCGAAGGGCGACCAGTACGACGAGGTCATCGAGATCATGAAAGACCCCGAGCGGAGCACCTTCGCGTTCGTGATGTACCCCGAGTACACGCCCATGATGGAGGCGTACCGCGCGGCCGCCGACCTGAGAGACCAGGTCGGAATCGAGACCTCGCTCGTCGTCGCGAACTATCTCCTCCCCGAGGAGTACGGTGACAACGCCTTCTTCGCGAACCGACGCGCGCAACAGGCGCGGTACCTCGACGAGATCCGCGACCGGTTCGACGCCCCGCTGATGCTCGCTCCGCTCCGTCGAGACGAACCGATCGGACTCGACGAGCTGAGCGCCTTCGGTGAGGAGGTTACCGGACTGGCCGACCTCGCCGGGGCGGACGCGCCGGAGGTGACCTCCTCGTGA
- the hcsL gene encoding halo-CC-star protein HcsL, with product MSDAQGPDDAAERVADASANEDVEANVEAALREFLDVLDQSETYQRFVAADEALQDDDEAMALLREYRRKQQQMQRGGFDESVMKELKQLQTEMSNDETIQRQQAAQADLVELLRRTSDAVSGEIGEEFARSTGGGCC from the coding sequence GTGAGCGACGCGCAGGGTCCGGACGACGCGGCGGAACGCGTCGCGGACGCGTCCGCAAACGAAGACGTGGAGGCGAACGTCGAGGCGGCGCTCCGCGAGTTCCTCGACGTACTCGACCAGTCGGAGACGTACCAGCGGTTCGTCGCGGCCGACGAGGCGCTACAGGACGACGACGAAGCGATGGCGCTGCTCCGCGAGTACCGGCGAAAGCAACAGCAGATGCAGCGCGGCGGCTTCGACGAGTCGGTGATGAAGGAGCTGAAGCAGCTGCAGACCGAGATGTCGAACGACGAGACGATCCAGCGGCAGCAGGCCGCACAGGCCGACTTGGTGGAACTCCTCCGGCGGACGAGCGACGCCGTCAGCGGCGAGATCGGTGAGGAGTTCGCCCGGTCCACCGGAGGTGGGTGCTGTTGA
- the hcsS gene encoding halo-CC-star protein HcsS, translated as MLLSASEENSGENEATDEAVVAAAEALGEELAAAKESSSEFAFATMVTQCNEAIGDETGIDYGSVCGDDDGCC; from the coding sequence GTGCTGTTGAGCGCCTCCGAGGAGAATTCCGGCGAAAACGAGGCCACCGACGAGGCGGTCGTCGCGGCCGCCGAAGCGCTCGGTGAGGAGCTCGCGGCGGCGAAGGAATCGTCGTCCGAGTTCGCGTTCGCGACGATGGTGACGCAGTGTAACGAGGCGATCGGCGACGAGACCGGGATCGACTACGGCAGCGTCTGCGGCGACGACGACGGCTGCTGTTAG
- a CDS encoding DUF2309 domain-containing protein: MSTERAIRECIDEAATTVGSVWPIHSFVTANPLSGFEGEPFSEAVPRAADLLGGRGYPSPETFRAALDDGRIDPELLDAELADQGYEGDPGTLLERMETGNETGDATVSDETADPTGDDGTERSDAKRVDRVLTKWLSAFLDEGQTEWSMPNREDGFYEAFRSVAAYDGRIPEGVATDLPASPVAAVESVLETVPEGRWNSVFEAQFAALPGWTGLIKRRAADDGAWQSEHPITLEGYLAVRLALLDAFDVDVAPAADPDDAETAAADGLADAFLSAWEASYRGELVERVATESEALDGDSARPDAQLVFCIDTRSEVIRRHVEATGDYETHGYAGFFGVPMEYRGYGSDVSVDACPPIVDAQHRVSEVPTDEATRADRDRWSDFREAAGEVIEALRSNPATAFSFVEGAGSGYGVALAARTLVPERASDLLAAADESAPDDHEFCEPSVHRWDDSGEGLPAGLTRDERVEYAATAFDLMGWKEFGRLVVFTGHAAETANNPHGSSLDCGACAGNPGGPSARVLAAICNDPDVMAGLRERGHDVPDDTVFLAGEHNTTTDEIELYDGDVPDSHADDLARLRADLDAARENATAERVGATTDDGSTGGNGSTAVNEAERRAGDWAETRPEWGLAGNAGFVIGPRGLTSDLDLDGRAFLHSYDWTADPDGDALEAILSGPMVVTQWINAQYYFSTVDNAAYGSGSKVTQNPVGNVGVYQGNGGDLMTGLPLQSVMAATDEPYHQPLRLSTVLHAPVDRVTDVLADNEAVAELLDNDWLSLTVVDPTRDHRAFHYEAELEWTPLSESEGAEPPAEAPTAPTAVDD, encoded by the coding sequence ATGAGCACTGAACGCGCCATCAGAGAGTGCATCGACGAGGCCGCCACCACGGTCGGGTCGGTCTGGCCGATCCACTCGTTCGTGACGGCCAACCCGCTTTCCGGCTTCGAGGGCGAGCCGTTCTCCGAGGCCGTGCCTCGGGCGGCCGACCTGCTCGGCGGTCGCGGCTATCCGAGCCCGGAGACGTTCCGGGCGGCCCTCGACGACGGCCGGATCGACCCCGAGCTGCTCGACGCGGAACTGGCCGATCAGGGGTACGAGGGCGACCCCGGGACCCTGCTGGAGCGGATGGAAACCGGCAACGAGACCGGGGATGCGACCGTCAGCGACGAGACCGCGGATCCGACGGGCGACGACGGAACCGAGCGCTCGGACGCGAAGCGCGTCGACCGCGTGCTGACGAAGTGGCTCTCGGCGTTCCTCGACGAGGGGCAGACCGAGTGGTCGATGCCGAACCGGGAGGACGGGTTCTACGAGGCGTTCCGGTCGGTGGCCGCGTACGACGGTCGGATTCCGGAGGGCGTCGCGACCGACCTCCCGGCGTCGCCCGTCGCGGCCGTCGAGTCCGTGCTGGAGACGGTCCCCGAGGGCCGGTGGAACTCCGTCTTCGAGGCGCAGTTCGCCGCGCTCCCGGGGTGGACCGGGCTGATCAAGCGCCGCGCCGCGGACGATGGCGCGTGGCAGTCCGAACACCCGATCACGCTCGAAGGATACCTCGCGGTCCGGCTCGCGCTGCTCGACGCCTTCGACGTCGACGTCGCCCCCGCCGCCGATCCGGACGACGCGGAGACCGCGGCGGCGGACGGGCTGGCCGACGCGTTCCTGAGCGCGTGGGAAGCGAGCTACCGCGGCGAGCTCGTCGAACGGGTCGCGACCGAGAGCGAGGCCCTCGACGGCGACTCGGCGCGCCCGGACGCGCAGCTGGTCTTCTGTATCGACACGCGCTCGGAGGTCATCCGGCGTCACGTCGAGGCGACCGGCGACTACGAGACCCACGGGTACGCCGGCTTCTTCGGCGTCCCGATGGAGTATCGCGGGTACGGTTCCGACGTGTCGGTCGACGCCTGTCCCCCCATCGTCGACGCCCAACACCGCGTTTCCGAGGTTCCGACCGACGAGGCGACGCGGGCCGACCGCGACCGCTGGTCGGACTTCCGCGAGGCCGCCGGCGAGGTGATCGAGGCGTTGCGGTCCAACCCGGCCACCGCGTTCAGCTTCGTCGAGGGCGCCGGGAGCGGATACGGGGTCGCGCTCGCGGCCCGCACGCTCGTCCCCGAGCGGGCGTCCGACCTGCTCGCCGCGGCCGACGAGTCGGCGCCCGACGACCACGAGTTCTGCGAGCCGAGCGTTCACCGGTGGGACGACTCCGGCGAGGGCCTCCCGGCCGGATTGACCCGCGACGAGCGGGTCGAGTACGCCGCGACCGCCTTCGATCTGATGGGCTGGAAGGAGTTCGGTCGGCTCGTCGTCTTCACCGGTCACGCGGCCGAGACGGCAAACAACCCCCACGGTTCGAGCCTGGACTGCGGCGCCTGCGCCGGCAACCCCGGCGGGCCGAGCGCCCGCGTGCTCGCCGCGATCTGTAACGACCCCGATGTCATGGCGGGACTGCGCGAGCGCGGCCACGACGTGCCGGACGACACCGTCTTTCTCGCCGGCGAACACAACACGACGACCGACGAGATCGAGCTGTACGACGGCGACGTGCCCGATTCGCACGCGGACGACCTCGCTCGGCTGCGCGCGGACCTCGACGCCGCGCGCGAGAACGCGACCGCCGAACGCGTCGGGGCGACGACCGACGACGGTTCGACTGGAGGCAACGGCTCCACCGCCGTGAACGAGGCGGAGCGCCGCGCCGGCGACTGGGCCGAGACGCGCCCGGAGTGGGGACTGGCCGGCAACGCCGGGTTCGTGATCGGTCCCCGCGGGCTGACGAGCGACCTCGACCTCGACGGACGCGCCTTCCTTCACTCGTACGACTGGACGGCCGATCCCGACGGCGACGCGCTCGAAGCGATCCTCTCCGGCCCGATGGTCGTCACCCAGTGGATCAACGCGCAGTACTACTTCTCGACGGTCGACAACGCGGCGTACGGAAGCGGGTCGAAGGTGACCCAGAACCCCGTCGGCAACGTCGGCGTCTACCAGGGTAACGGCGGCGACCTGATGACCGGGCTGCCCCTCCAGTCGGTCATGGCGGCCACCGACGAGCCGTACCACCAGCCCCTTCGCCTCTCGACTGTCCTTCACGCGCCGGTCGACCGCGTCACCGACGTCCTGGCCGACAACGAGGCGGTGGCCGAACTGCTGGACAACGACTGGCTCTCCCTGACGGTCGTCGACCCGACGCGGGACCACCGCGCCTTCCATTACGAGGCGGAGTTGGAGTGGACGCCGCTGTCGGAGTCCGAGGGTGCCGAACCCCCGGCCGAGGCGCCGACCGCTCCCACCGCCGTGGACGACTGA